A stretch of Argiope bruennichi chromosome 10, qqArgBrue1.1, whole genome shotgun sequence DNA encodes these proteins:
- the LOC129989411 gene encoding tRNA (guanine(37)-N1)-methyltransferase-like produces the protein MHVIFRTVRQVLKWKSDCTLSQFLHTSSICAKFPNISSKMSTENQEGAQPISCIIPPAEVRGMKVLNRDAFSKDINVPYILVPVEKIKEALKFLKPCFLKMPNLQPVQDDGENKKILLHPDLFDEKLLYLQKGLSKLNLNGILWTSITLNYENWTADHILKAVLPLDSPGNVSSFSTVGHIIHINLKPDLMDFKHLIGQVLLDKNPNIKTVVNKAHIIENEFRNFNLELLAGEPKYEVLVKENNCQYAFDFSKVFWNPRLVHEHNEVVKRTRPGDLVYDVFAGVGPFAVPLAKKQCVVHANDLNPDSFKWLCHNAGLNKVSQNLHCYNLDGKEFIQTIVKKGLAEFWNSDADGHCVHILMNLPASALEFLESFNGLFAGEDLTNIGHMPIVYCYFFRRKDENVTDVLGKYFDDEVQKTLEITSVRLVAPNKMMMRVIYKIPKKILFLDPSEPPSKKARLEEDAN, from the exons atgcat gtTATATTTAGAACAGTTAGACAAGTTTTGAAGTGGAAGTCTGATTGTACGTTGTCTCAGTTTTTGCACACATCTTCCATATGTGCTAAATTTCCTAATATTTCATCCAAAATGAGTACTGAGAACCAAGAAGGTGCTCAACCAATCAGTTGCATCATTCCACCTGCGGAAGTGCGTGGAATGAAGGTCTTGAATCGTGATGCATTTTCAAAGGATATAAATGTTCCTTACATACTAGTTCCTGTTGAGAAGATAAAAGAAGCATTGAAGTTTTTGAAGCCTTGTTTTTTGAAAATGCCTAACCTGCAACCTGTTCAAGATGATGGGGAAAACAAGAAAATTCTACTTCATCcagatttatttgatgaaaaacttCTGTATTTGCAAAAGGGGcttagcaaattaaatttaaatggcattttgTGGACAAGTATCACTTTAAACTATGAAAATTGGACAGctgatcatattttaaaagctgttttgCCATTGGATTCTCCTGGAAATGTTTCTAGTTTCAGCACTGTTGGCCACATTATACACATTAATCTAAAACCAGATCTTATGGATTTTAAGCATCTTATAGGCCAAGTTCTTCTTGATAAAAATCCAAACATAAAAACAGTTGTTAATAAAGCACACATTATCGAAAACGAATTTCGTAACTTTAACCTTGAATTACTTGCTGGAGAACCTAAATATGAAgttcttgtaaaagaaaataattgccagtatgcatttgatttttctaaagtattttgGAATCCTCGATTGGTTCATGAACACAATGAAGTTGTTAAGAGAACAAGACCTGGTGATTTAGTCTATGATGTGTTTGCAGGTGTGGGACCATTTGCTGTACCTTTAGCAAAGAAGCAATGTGTAGTACATGCAAATGATTTGAATCCTGATTCATTTAAATGGTTGTGCCACAATGCTGGTTTGAATAAGGTTTCTCAGAATCTTCACTGTTACAATTTAGATggtaaagaatttattcaaaccATTGTGAAAAAAGGACTTGCTGAATTTTGGAATTCAGATGCAGATGGCCATTgtgttcatattttaatgaatttaccaGCCAGTGCGTTAGAGTTTCTAGAATCTTTTAATGGTTTATTTGCAGGTGAAGATCTTACAAATATTGGACACATGCCCATtgtctattgttattttttccgaAGAAAGGATGAAAATGTAACTGATGTTCTTGGGAAGTATTTTGATGATGAAGTACAAAAAACTCTTGAAATCACTTCTGTTCGTCTTGTTGCTCCTAATAAAATGATGATGCGAGTGatttataaaataccaaaaaaaattttgtttcttgatCCCTCAGAACCACCTTCTAAGAAAGCTAGACTTGAGGAAGATGCTAATTAA
- the LOC129988483 gene encoding uncharacterized protein LOC129988483, whose product MNLFGDSVLHKIRCFHLGIRSVCEKVNPITKRGSMLAEMIKNTDKRKHWHFEILQNNAKSKNVFEKVSRPSRRQNVLNALFIRNITDVLSTGDTIPEIIGSGIEITGVKIAPCCRILNVYWQIPQSSFAAEEIIATALNGRAHKIRAELISRNVMGRVPQIFFIRDTTNAYVAAFEKAIQEVEEEMKSDSGVVPDDSFMSKKKLYKFTDSKQEKEREKETKVKVTETIKDISVKPTVAPARPVDMRADVFGLNHDQLMTRVNAQKTKIKLPEKTNVITAPEWAENETVEDDDIFSKIPGTTVHSDSNREELLKKFQIERKKRLQDKRKKPQNDDGPLLCEENETYEEPEFNRFCSFDDDFVEEDTPERFQ is encoded by the exons atgaatttatttggtGACTCTGTGTTGCACAAAATTCGATGTTTCCATTTGGGTATTCGTTCGGTATGTGAGAAAGTCAATCCAATAACCAAGCGTGGATCAATGTTagctgaaatgataaaaaatactgataaaag gaagCATTGGCACTTTGAAATTCTACAGAAT aatgctaagagtaaaaatgtttttgaaaaagtgaGTAGACCTAGTAGGAGGCAAAATGTCTTGAATGCTCTCTTCATCAGAAATATCACAGATGTTTTATCCACGGGTGATACAATTCCAGAGATTATTGGCTCTGGTATTGAAATAACAGGG GTAAAAATAGCTCCTTGCTGTCGAATTCTCAATGTATATTGGCAGATTCCTCAAAGTAGTTTTGCTGCTGAAGAAATTATAGCTACTGCATTAAATGGACGAGCTCACAAAATCAG ggCTGAGCTTATTAGTCGAAATGTGATGGGCCGTGTTCCTCAAATATTCTTCATTAGAGACACTACAAATGCTTATGTAGCTGCATTTGAAAAGGCCATTCAAGAGgttgaagaagaaatgaaaagtgATTCTGGTGTAGTTCCAGATGACTCATTTATGTCAaagaaaaaactatataaatttacAGACTCAAAG caagaaaaagagagagaaaaagaaacaaaagtaaaGGTAACTGAAACCATAAAAGATATATCAGTGAAACCAACTGTCGCTCCTGCCAGACCTGTGGATATGAGAGCAGATGTGTTTGGCTTGAATCATGATCAGCTGATGACCAGAGTAAATgctcaaaaaacaaaaattaaacttccAGAGAAAACAAATGTGATCACTGCTCCAGAATGGGCTGAAAATGAAACTGTCGAAGATGATGATATATTCAGCAAAATTCCTGGTACAACTGTCCACTCAGACTCGAACAGAgaagaacttttgaaaaaatttcaaattgaaaggAAGAAGCGCTTGCAGGACAAAAGAAAAAAGCCCCAAAATGATGATGGCCCTTTATTATGTGAAGAAAATGAGACATATGAAGAGCCTGAATTTAATAGATTTTGTAGTTTTGATGATGATTTTGTGGAAGAAGATACCCCTGAAAGATTTCAATAG